A region from the Lolium perenne isolate Kyuss_39 chromosome 4, Kyuss_2.0, whole genome shotgun sequence genome encodes:
- the LOC127332467 gene encoding zinc transporter 2, with protein sequence MAPATSSLLVLWLCAAATTAWAHGGAGDGDADADGGGKKPDLRAPGLVVAKLWCLTVVFVGTMAGGVSPYFMRWNEAFLVLGTQFAGGVFLGTAMMHFLSDANETFGDLVPDSAYPFAFMLACAGYALTMLAECAISFVVARGRTKPAAPAAGALEEGKLSSPSGNGSETQAADAHGDHSAASMLRNASTLGDSILLIAALCFHSVFEGIAIGVAETKADAWKALWTVSLHKIFAAIAMGIALLRMLPNRPLFSCIAYAFAFAISSPIGVGIGIVIDATTQGKVADWVFAISMGLATGIFIYVSVNHLLSKGYKPQRPVAADTPLGRWLAVVFGVGVIAVVMIWDT encoded by the exons ATGGCCCCGGCGACCAGCTCCCTCCTCGTCCTGTGGCTCTGCGCCGCCGCGACCACcgcgtgggcccatggcggcgccGGAGACGGCGACGCGGACGCCGACGGGGGCGGCAAGAAGCCGGACCTGCGGGCGCCGGGGCTGGTGGTGGCGAAGCTGTGGTGCCTGACGGTGGTGTTCGTGGGCACGATGGCCGGCGGCGTGTCCCCCTACTTCATGCGCTGGAACGAGGCGTTCCTGGTGCTGGGCACGCAGTTCGCCGGAGGGGTCTTCCTCGGCACCGCCATGATGCACTTCCTCAGCGACGCCAACGAGACCTTCGGCGACCTCGTCCCCGACAGCGCCTACCCGTTCGCCTTCATGCTCGCCTGCGCCGGGTACGCCCTCACCATGCTCGCCGAGTGCGCCATCTCCTTCGTCGTCGCGCGCGGCCGGACCAAGCCCGCCGCCCCAGCTGCAG GTGCCCTGGAGGAGGGCAAGCTGAGCAGCCCCAGTGGCAACGGCTCCGAAACACAAGCTGCT GACGCACACGGCGATCACTCCGCGGCATCCATGCTGCGCAACGCAAGCACCCTCGGCGACAGCATACTCCTCATCGCGGCTCTCTGTTTCCACTCCGTCTTCGAAGGCATCGCCATCGGAGTCGCCG AGACGAAAGCCGACGCATGGAAGGCGCTTTGGACCGTCAGCCTGCATAAGATCTTCGCGGCGATAGCCATGGGCATCGCCCTGCTCCGCATGCTCCCCAATCGCCCCCTCTTCTCCTGCATCGCCTACGCGTTCGCCTTCGCCATCTCCAGCCCCATCGGCGTAGGCATCGGCATCGTTATCGACGCAACCACGCAGGGCAAGGTGGCGGACTGGGTCTTCGCCATCTCCATGGGCCTCGCCACGGGCATCTTCATCTACGTCTCCGTCAACCACCTCCTCTCCAAGGGGTACAAGCCTCAGAGGCCCGTCGCCGCCGACACGCCTCTTGGACGGTGGCTCGCCGTCGTGTTCGGCGTCGGTGTCATCGCTGTCGTCATGATATGGGACACCTGA